In Clostridia bacterium, the DNA window CATGGCCTCAGGCGATATATGGCCGATGGCGATGCCTCTGGTGGCGCCGGAAAACCGACCGTCCGTAATCAAGGCCACGTCCCGGCCCAGGCCCAGTCCTACCAGCGCGGCCGTCGCCATCTGCATCTCCCGCATTCCAGGCCCTCCCATTGGCCCCTCGTAGCGGATCACAACAACGTCTCCTTTGTTGATCTTGTGTCCGAAGATGGCCTCCTCAGCCGCCTCTTCCGAGTCGAACACCCTGGCTGGCCCTTTGTGATGCCACGCTTCGCGCGCCACTGCACTCCGCTTGACCACGGCGCACTCGGGAGCCAGATTCCCTCTGAGCACAGCGATTCCGCCCTGGGCATGATAGGGATTATCCACTGGCCTGATCACGTCGGGCCGCCGAACCTGAGCGTTCCCCAGGATGCCTCCGATGCTCACCCCGAGCACGGTCTGCGCGTCCTCATGTATGAGGCCTAGTTGAGAGAGCTCCTTCATGACCGCCGGCACGCCCCCGGCTTCATACAGGTCCTGAAGGTGATGCGATCCAGCAGGGCTCATGTTGCACAGGTGTGGAGTCTTCTCGCTGAGTTCGTCGAACAGGTCGAGGTCGACGTGCAAGCCCAGTTCGTGAGCGATAGCCGGAAGATGCAAGACCGTATTGGTGGAACCGCCAAGAGCCATGTCCACGGCGATGGCGTTCTCAAACGCATCTCGGGTCATTATGGACGAAGGCTTCACACCCGTGCGCAGCAGGTCCATTATTCTCATGCCTGCGGTTTTGGCAAGACGGATCCTCTCTGCATACACAGCCGGAATGGTCCCATTGCCCGGCAGGCCCATTCCCAGCGCCTCGGTGACGCAGTTCATGGTGTTAGCGGTGAACATCCCAGCGCACGATCCAACAGTCGGACAGCCTCTGTTCTCGTATTCTCGAAGCCCCTCGTCGTCAATTCGCCCGGCTGCATACATTCCTTGAGCTTCGCCCACTCTGCTCACGTCGATATCCTCACCGCACAGCCTGCCCGCAAGCATCGGGCCCCCGCTGATCATTATCGACGGGATGTCGAGCCTGGCCGCAGCCATCAGCATTCCGGGCACAACCTTGTCGCAGTTGGGTATGAGCACGAGGGCGTCTAGCTGGTGAGCACAGGCCATGATCTCAACGGAATCGGCGATGTGCTCCCTGCTGGGCAGAGGATACCTCATGCCGCCATGTCCCATGGCCAGACCGTCGCAGACGGCGATCACCGGAAACTCCACCGGGGTTCCGCCAGCCATCCGTATCCCTGACTTGACGGCCTCCGCGATCTGATCCAGATGCTGGTGGCCTGGCACTATCTCGTTCTGCGAGTTGGCAACGCCCACTAGCGGGCGCGACAACTCCTCATCAGTGTAGCCGTTCGCCTTGAGCAGCGACCTGTGCCATGCCCTCTGGTAACCTTTCTTGATCTCGTCGCTCTGCATTTCGATACCTCCGTAAGCAGTAAGCGAGCTTAGTTGCCATCCTCGCCTAGCCCGATCCAGCCGAACTCTGACCTACAGGGCCGGGAAGAGAAGCTGGCCGATGACGATAAACACCATTGCCACAACCGCCACTATTGTACAGGTGAGAGTGTAGGTCTTGAGTCCCCCCGAAGTAGTGAATCCGGCTGTTTTGGCAGTGACCCAGAAACCGGAGTCGTTTATGTGGCCCAGGGCGATGCCGCCAGCGGAGGCCGCCATCGCTACCCAAAGCCCGCCGCCTCCCGTCTGTTGGAGCATCGGCGCCAGTAGACCGGCTGTGGTGATCATGGCGACAGTTCCAGACCCCTGTGCAAGCTTGATCAAGACCGCGACGATGAAGGCCAGCACCACCGGCGCAAGCCTCAGCGACTTGCTCGCAGCCACCATCACGCTGCCGATGTCGGTCTTGCCCAGAATCGCACCGAGCGATCCTCCCGCGCCTGTTATGACCAACACAACGCCTGCTGCAGACATTGCCTTGCCGATGGACTTGTCGATCTGGTCATGGCCTATTCGAGTTGAGGCGAGCACGTATGCAGCAATGGTGCCTGCTAGCATGGCCACGGTCCTATCGGACACGAACTTGACGACGGCAGGCACGTCTTTGCCGTAGATCGCCTGGCTTACAGTGCCGATCAGGATGAAGATCACCGGAAGAGCTATCGGAAGCATCGAAGCGAAAAAGCCCGGCAGTTCCTTGGAATCGAGAGTGGCGCTTCCGGCGCCGGCCATTATGTCGATGTCGACATCCTTCGCTGGATTCCAGAATCCGGGTCTGTCAACGAAGAAAGCCTTGTATACCAAGACTGATGCGATGAGTATGGGGATGCCAATCACGATGCCTACCCCTATCATCGTGCCTAGAGGAACACCGAGGATTGCGGCGGAAGCCAAGGGGCCCGGCGTTGGGGGCACGAAGCAGTGCGCTATTCCAGCACCTATCACTAGAGCGCCGACATAGTATTCGAGCTTCATCTTCGTCATCTGCGAAAGGCTAGCTGCAAGTGGAACGAGAATCACGAACACCACGTCGTAGAAAACCGGTATGGACACCAGAAAGCCCGTGAGCGCCAGCGCCCAAATGCTCCCCTTGATCCCGGTGAGCTTAAGGAAGGTTGATGCGATTGACTGAATGCCGCCTGAGATCGCGACTAATTCGCCCAGCATTATTCCGAATGCGATTGTGAGACCGATACCACCCATTGTGCCGCCGAAGCCTTGCGATACGGTCTGAACAGTCACGTCCAGCGGCAGCCCACATGCGATTCCCATGTAAAGCGCACCGATGACCAGAGCTATGCCCGCGTTGAGGCGGAGTTTCATGATCAGGAACAGCACCAGGAGAATAGTGATGACCAGGTGGACAATTACCATGGAATTCATGTGCTTTCCTCCTACTATTGTTGCCACATCGGATCAGTTCTGCGACCCTTGCCAACAAGACGATAGACAGATGCCATGGTAGATGGTTGTATCGCCCCCCTTTAAGCCGACGCACCGCATTTGACAATCCTTTGGCAGAAGGCGCCGCCGAGAGGCTGCACCATCCGTTTGCTATTGCCAAACAGCGTTTCGGTTAATAGGCATCCGCAAAGAACACAAGCACAATACCGGTGATACTGACACGCATGCTGATGGAGTAGTGTACCCGCTCAGTTGGGTATGGCATTGCCAAACGCCGTTCTGATTTCGGCTATATTGTATCGTACCAGTACCGACTGTCAATACGTATCTCGACTTGCGCAGAGCGTCTGTGATATTGTCACCCCGTAACGCGACTGAGATAATGTCACCCATGAACAAGGGGGACGTCATCCTGACGGAAAATGCCTCGAGCTTTCACTGAATGCGCTCCAGATGCTCTCCCGCACGCTATGTGCTCGGAAACGCGAGGCACACGCGCTATCTATATGCGAGGCACACGCTCACGCATGGCGCCCAGAGGCGCGAGGCGCACAGTCTTGCTTGATGGCGCGACCAGAGAGATGGTCCGAACTGATCCAACGGGTGGTCAATATCACTCCACCAAAGAGCAGAAGCTGAACCGCAAGTATCCACCCAGCGTCGCTCACCCGTCGGCGACCTCCATATCACGAAGAGACTGCGGCCAAAGCCGGGGAACCTGGGCTCAGGATGGCTCGACACGCCATCAAAACACGTCCTAATGACGTAGTTGGTCAACTGCAGTCCAGCGAAACGCGAAGGCCGCAAGAAGAGTGACCAGGGGGTGGATCAAGACGGTCCATCCTTGGATGGGCGTGGCATCTCGACAAGGAGAGCGCGGTGCGTGATCCGCCCGGCCCAACGCCGCTAGCACTCGCGCAGCTAGGCCCCTGGCGAACGGGTGTGGCTCGTCGCTCGTCAGATTCGGCTCCAGAATGCTCAGGGCTGCGTCGAACTCCTCCTGGGCCAGACAACCTTCCGCCTGTCGAGATAGCTTAACAGACACCCCCCACACAGTTCCGACATAGACATCACTCCATCCTTGGCATACAGCAGCGTTCAGCATGACACTCCACCGCTCATGTTGCCGCGGAATCGGGGGATTATCCATGTAGCCGGATTACGCAGGAGTCTGTATGGAAAAGGCGAAACCTATTGAATTGGAGATGCTTGACATAGCGACCGTCACAGCAGCTATCGCAAGGATGGTGCATTGACCAATGGTTGAGAACGGACTGAATTGGATCACCAATTTCATCTGGGGAATTGCCGATGATGTCTTGCGCGACGTATATGTGCGCGGCAAGTATCGAGATGTTATCCTTCCCATGACGGTTCTTCGCCGCCTCGACGCGGTGCTGGAGCCTTCCAAGCAAGCTGTTTTGGTCATGAAGGGACACCTAGACGAGGCGGGCATTGTGAACCAGGACGTGGCGCTGAAGAATGCGGCTGGCCACGCTTTCTATAACATGTCTCCCTTCACCCTGCGTGATCTCCAGACCCGATCAAGGGCCCAGCAGCTCAGGTCGGACTTCGAGGCATATCTGGACGGATTCTCGTCCAACGTGCAGGAGATCCTGGACAAGCTCAAGTTCCGAAACCAGATCCCCACGCTCGTTGAGGCCGACATCCTGGGCAGCTTGATCGAGAAGTTCCTCGATACGTCTATCAACTTGAGTCCGAACCCCGTATTGAACGGCGATGGCTCGGAGAGACGCCCCGGGCTGGACAACCATGCCATGGGCACGATCTTCGAAGAGCTGATTAGGCGGTTCAACGAGGAGAACAACGAGGAAGCCGGCGAACACTTCACACCGCGCGATGTGGTAAGGCTCATGGCCGACCTGGTTCTTCTACCCATCGCCCATCAGATTGAGTCCGGCACATACCTCGTGTACGACGGTGCGTGCGGCACCGGCGGCATGCTCACTCTTGCAGAATCCCGCCTCGTCGAACTCGCTCGCGAGCATGGAAAGGAAGTTTCAATCCACCTGTACGGACAGGAGGTCAACCCTGAGATCTACGCTATCACAAAGGCGGACTTGCTGCTGATGGGCAAGGGAGACGACGCGGACGGGATCCACTTGGGCTCCACGCTCTCGCAGGACGGCTTCCCCGCGCATGATTTCGACTTCATGCTCTCCAACCCGCCCTACGGCAAGAACTGGAAAGCCGACCTGGACCGCATGGGCGGGAAAGACAGCATCAAGGACCCCCGGTTCATCGTGGAACATGCCGGCGATCCAGAGTTCAGCCTGATAACCCGCTCCAGCGATGGTCAGCTAATGTTCCTCGTAAACAAGCTCTCCAAGATGAAATCAAACACTTCGCTCGGCCTCGGCAGCCGCATCGCCGAAGTCCACAACGGGTCGTCGCTTTTCACAGGCGACGCCGGCCAAGGGGAGAGCAACATCCGTCGGTGGATCATCGAGAACGACTGGCTCGAGGCCATCATCGCCCTTCCGTTGAACATGTTCTACAACACGGGCATCGCGACGTACATATGGGTGCTTACAAACCGCAAACCGGAACACCGCAAGGGCAAAGTTCAGCTCATCGACGCCGCCCAGTGGTTCAGCCCCCTGCGCAAGAACCTGGGCAGGAAGAACTGCGAGCTGTCGGAAGAAGACATCAACCGCATCGTTCAGGTCTTCCTCGCATTCGAGGAGACTGAGCAGTCCAGAATCTTCCGCAACGAGGCCTTCGGCTATCACAAGATAACAGCCGAACGGCCCCTCAGGTTGAAGGTTGACCTGTCGGAGTCCAGGCGCGCCCGGTTCCGCCTCGCCTGCAAGACCGCAGGCGAGGAGCCCCTAGCCGACCTGGTCGACTGCCTGTCGCAAACCCTTGGCCCCGGGCCGCACATGGACTTCAACGTCTTCATGGCCCACGCGCAGGATGACGCTGACCGATGCGGCGCCAAGCTCACAGCCAGGCGCCAGAAGCTGCTCCAGTCTGATCTGTCGGAGAAAGACGAGGCCGCGGCGCCGGTCTTCAAAAGGATACACAGGTCAGGCAGAACAGTGCCTGATCCGCTGCATGGCCTATTCCCTGCTTTGGTGGACGGCAAGCACTGCGCAGTTGAGTATGAGCCCGACACCGAGCTCCGCGACACCGAGCAGGTTCCGCTCCTGGAGGAGGGCGGCATTGAGGCGTTCTTCAGCCGCGAGGTGCTGCCATATGTCCCAGACGCCTGGATAGACGAGAAGGCCACCAAGACCGGATACGAGATCTCGTTCACCCGATACTTCTACAAACCCCAGCCACTGCGCACCTTGGACGAAATCCGCGCCGACATCGAGGCCTTGGAGCGCGAGACCGATGGGCTGCTTCAGCAGATCATGGTGGAGACGGAGGCAGGCCGATGACCGTGAGGCTAGGGTTTCCGAATGAAGCAGAATATTCTCGTTACGTCGTCAGAGCAAGCGTCAACAGCCAGGCGTGGGCGCTCGCATGTCCCCCGAGGTGGCGACATAAGCGTCTTCGGATGCTATGCAGGATCAACCCAGCGAGAAGCACATGTCCTAGCGGTAACGGTAGTGCCCTAGTGTCATTTCTTCCGATGGAGCTGGCCAAAGCGAATGATCCCCACTTCAGGACGAGAGCAGTGTCGCTAGCGGACGTGTCAAATGGATTCACGCCCTTTCTGGACGGCGATCTACTGATAGCCAAGATCACACCGTGCTTTGAGAATGGGAAAGGCGGAATCGCATGCAACCTACATGGCGGTTTGGGTTTTGGGTCAACGGAATTCCACGTACTAAGACCTGGTTCCGAGATAGATGCACGATTCTTGTACTATGCAACGCTATCTCGACCGTTCCGTGACGTCGGCGCAAAGATGATGAAGGGTTCCGCAGGCCAGAAGCGCGTCCCCGCTGAGTTCTTGGCCGATTTTGTGATGCCGCTTCCGGATATTGAAGAGCAAAGGCTTGCAGCCAGGTTTCTAGGTGGAAACGGTCAGCTGGTAAGCCACCTCATCCGCGCCAAGCGCCGGCAGATCGACCTTCTCAACGAGCAGAAGCAGGTCATCATCCACCGGGCCGTGACCAGAGGGCTCGATCCTGACGTTCGGCTCAGACCATCGGGCATCGACTGGCTATCAGGCATTCCTGAACACTGGAAATCGGTTCGTGCAGGAACCCTGGCGTCCTCGCTCCAGACCGGGCCTTTCGGCAGCCAGCTTCACGCACAGGAGTATCGGTCAAATGGCATACCAGTCATCAACCCATCTCACATGGCAAATGGGAAGATCTGTCCTGACCCAGAGTGTGCCATTGGTCCAGAAAAAGCCGCACAGCTGTCTCGACACCGCTTGCGAGTTGGGGACATTGTGTTTGCACGGCGCGGGGAGCTTGGAAGATGCGCGCTTGTCGGCGATCAGGAGGCAGGTTGGTTCTGCGGCACAGGTAGCCTTCGCATGAGACTAACAGATCAAGTAGCTCACCCCGAGTACATGCTCCAGCTGTTCCTTTCGAAGGGCGTTGCCGAATGGCTGTCTCTACAGTCTGTTGGAGCGACAATGGATAACCTCAATACGGGTATTCTTGCGCGACTACCACTACCACTGCCCCCGAAGGATGAACAACGGGCTATTATCGACTACCTCAGCACGCAGCGAGCGATGATCGATGGAGTCATTGGGCGTGTCCAACGCCAAATCTCCCTCCTCCAGGAATACCGCACTCGCCTCATCGCCGACGTGGTCACTGGCAAGCTGGACGTTCGCAACGCAGAACTGGCTGGTTTCGACGGGCTCGAAACGCCGGACGACATAGAAGCGTCAGAGGAATCCTATGACAAATGCGACAACAACGCGGACGATGGCGATACTGCTGACGCCGCCCGCTCGACGGACATAACCGACCACGAGGAGGTTGACGCGTATGTCGACGACTGATACCAGCGAGAAGGGCCTGGAAAGCTTGATCGTCGCGTCGCTGACTGGACAAGCACAGCTCGTGGATGCGGCTACGGCTGCATCGGCGATGGAGGATAGAGCTTCGGGCGCGTACCCAGACGGTGTACGGGAGTCAGCTGCTTCGTACGCGGGGGGTGGCTACGTGCTGGGCCGCTCAGCGGATTACGACCGCGATCACGCTGTGGACTTGGCCAAGCTCCTTGCATTCCTGCGCGCAACCCAGCCTCGTGTCGTCGATCAACTCGGTCTGGATGAGGAGGGGCCCAGGCGACTGGCTTTCCTCGCCCGCCTTCAGGGCGAGATCGCCAAACGGGGCATTGTGGACATCCTGCGCCGGGGCATCAAGCACGGCCCGGCATCGGTGGACCTCTTCTACGACACCCCCTCTCCCGGCAACGCCAAAGCCGCTGAGCAGTTTGGGGCCAATGTCTTCAGCGTCACCCGTCAACTGCGGTACAGCAAGGACGAGACCCCGCTGGCCCTGGATCTCTGCCTATTCGTCAATGGACTACCGACAGCCACCTTCGAACTGAAGAACAGCCTGACAAAACAGACGGTCGAAGATGCCGTTCAGCAGTACATGAGGGACCGCGACCCGCGGGAACCGCTGTTTGAGCTAGGCCGCTGCCTGGCGCATTTCGCCGTGGACGATCAAGAAGTGCGCTTCTGCACCCACCTGAAGGGCAAGGCCTCATGGTTCCTGCCGTTCAACAAGGGCTACAACAACGGCGCCGGCAACCCGCCCAACTCGAGCGGCATCAAAACAGACTACCTGTGGCGGCAGATTCTGACCCGCGAGAGCCTGACTGGCATCATCGAAAACTACGCACAGCTAGTTGAGAACAAGGACCCCCACACTGGCAAACGCAAGCGTACACAGGTATTCCCCCGCTTTCACCAGCTCGATGTGGTGCGTAAGCTTCTGGAGCATGTGGGTCAGCACGGCGTCGGCCACCGATACCTCATCCAGCATTCAGCCGGCAGCGGTAAGAGCAACTCCATCGCATGGCTGGCCCATCAGCTCGTGGGGCTAGAGCGCGACGCCAGGCCCGTCTTCGATTCAGTCATCGTCGTAACTGACCGCAAAGTCCTCGATTC includes these proteins:
- the ilvD gene encoding dihydroxy-acid dehydratase; amino-acid sequence: MQSDEIKKGYQRAWHRSLLKANGYTDEELSRPLVGVANSQNEIVPGHQHLDQIAEAVKSGIRMAGGTPVEFPVIAVCDGLAMGHGGMRYPLPSREHIADSVEIMACAHQLDALVLIPNCDKVVPGMLMAAARLDIPSIMISGGPMLAGRLCGEDIDVSRVGEAQGMYAAGRIDDEGLREYENRGCPTVGSCAGMFTANTMNCVTEALGMGLPGNGTIPAVYAERIRLAKTAGMRIMDLLRTGVKPSSIMTRDAFENAIAVDMALGGSTNTVLHLPAIAHELGLHVDLDLFDELSEKTPHLCNMSPAGSHHLQDLYEAGGVPAVMKELSQLGLIHEDAQTVLGVSIGGILGNAQVRRPDVIRPVDNPYHAQGGIAVLRGNLAPECAVVKRSAVAREAWHHKGPARVFDSEEAAEEAIFGHKINKGDVVVIRYEGPMGGPGMREMQMATAALVGLGLGRDVALITDGRFSGATRGIAIGHISPEAMAGGPIAVVQEGDIIEIDIPEKKLNVLVPDEELRDRLDAWRPPAPKVKKGYLSVYSRLATSASTGAVFRGQN
- a CDS encoding SLC13 family permease yields the protein MNSMVIVHLVITILLVLFLIMKLRLNAGIALVIGALYMGIACGLPLDVTVQTVSQGFGGTMGGIGLTIAFGIMLGELVAISGGIQSIASTFLKLTGIKGSIWALALTGFLVSIPVFYDVVFVILVPLAASLSQMTKMKLEYYVGALVIGAGIAHCFVPPTPGPLASAAILGVPLGTMIGVGIVIGIPILIASVLVYKAFFVDRPGFWNPAKDVDIDIMAGAGSATLDSKELPGFFASMLPIALPVIFILIGTVSQAIYGKDVPAVVKFVSDRTVAMLAGTIAAYVLASTRIGHDQIDKSIGKAMSAAGVVLVITGAGGSLGAILGKTDIGSVMVAASKSLRLAPVVLAFIVAVLIKLAQGSGTVAMITTAGLLAPMLQQTGGGGLWVAMAASAGGIALGHINDSGFWVTAKTAGFTTSGGLKTYTLTCTIVAVVAMVFIVIGQLLFPAL
- a CDS encoding class I SAM-dependent DNA methyltransferase — protein: MVENGLNWITNFIWGIADDVLRDVYVRGKYRDVILPMTVLRRLDAVLEPSKQAVLVMKGHLDEAGIVNQDVALKNAAGHAFYNMSPFTLRDLQTRSRAQQLRSDFEAYLDGFSSNVQEILDKLKFRNQIPTLVEADILGSLIEKFLDTSINLSPNPVLNGDGSERRPGLDNHAMGTIFEELIRRFNEENNEEAGEHFTPRDVVRLMADLVLLPIAHQIESGTYLVYDGACGTGGMLTLAESRLVELAREHGKEVSIHLYGQEVNPEIYAITKADLLLMGKGDDADGIHLGSTLSQDGFPAHDFDFMLSNPPYGKNWKADLDRMGGKDSIKDPRFIVEHAGDPEFSLITRSSDGQLMFLVNKLSKMKSNTSLGLGSRIAEVHNGSSLFTGDAGQGESNIRRWIIENDWLEAIIALPLNMFYNTGIATYIWVLTNRKPEHRKGKVQLIDAAQWFSPLRKNLGRKNCELSEEDINRIVQVFLAFEETEQSRIFRNEAFGYHKITAERPLRLKVDLSESRRARFRLACKTAGEEPLADLVDCLSQTLGPGPHMDFNVFMAHAQDDADRCGAKLTARRQKLLQSDLSEKDEAAAPVFKRIHRSGRTVPDPLHGLFPALVDGKHCAVEYEPDTELRDTEQVPLLEEGGIEAFFSREVLPYVPDAWIDEKATKTGYEISFTRYFYKPQPLRTLDEIRADIEALERETDGLLQQIMVETEAGR
- a CDS encoding restriction endonuclease subunit S — translated: MSLADVSNGFTPFLDGDLLIAKITPCFENGKGGIACNLHGGLGFGSTEFHVLRPGSEIDARFLYYATLSRPFRDVGAKMMKGSAGQKRVPAEFLADFVMPLPDIEEQRLAARFLGGNGQLVSHLIRAKRRQIDLLNEQKQVIIHRAVTRGLDPDVRLRPSGIDWLSGIPEHWKSVRAGTLASSLQTGPFGSQLHAQEYRSNGIPVINPSHMANGKICPDPECAIGPEKAAQLSRHRLRVGDIVFARRGELGRCALVGDQEAGWFCGTGSLRMRLTDQVAHPEYMLQLFLSKGVAEWLSLQSVGATMDNLNTGILARLPLPLPPKDEQRAIIDYLSTQRAMIDGVIGRVQRQISLLQEYRTRLIADVVTGKLDVRNAELAGFDGLETPDDIEASEESYDKCDNNADDGDTADAARSTDITDHEEVDAYVDD